The following coding sequences are from one Triticum dicoccoides isolate Atlit2015 ecotype Zavitan chromosome 4A, WEW_v2.0, whole genome shotgun sequence window:
- the LOC119288255 gene encoding uncharacterized protein LOC119288255, with amino-acid sequence MQGGCIADIGSCGTGFDSASGSVRTKKFRTKGSELADRKGEKNKAMPRAPSICCSSIDEALSFSSRARCNKRLVLFPSREPRERPAPRRAKLIFKTGSSGALKRAGPLKGRLLCERSSESTRFLRTKGVYNWGAAQLFCWRDRMEFFTKFETKEKIKVSL; translated from the coding sequence ATGCAAGGAGGATGTATAGCTGATATAGGATCTTGTGGAACTGGATTTGATTCTGCAAGCGGTTCGGTACGAACGAAGAAATTTCGAACAAAAGGATCGGAACTCGCTGATAGGAAAGGAGAGAAAAACAAAGCAATGCCAAGAGCTCCGTCAATCTGCTGTTCATCGATAGACGAAGCTCTCTCTTTTTCATCTCGTGCCAGATGTAACAAAAGATTAGTCCTTTTTCCTTCTCGCGAACCACGGGAGCGCCCAGCGCCCAGAAGAGCAAAGCTCATTTTCAAAACAGGGTCAAGCGGCGCATTAAAAAGGGCTGGCCCGTTAAAAGGACGCTTACTTTGCGAACGAAGTTCAGAATCAACAAGGTTTCTCCGAACGAAGGGAGTGTACAACTGGGGCGCAGCCCAACTTTTTTGTTGGAGAGATAGAATGGAGTTCTTCACGAAGTTCGAGACAAAGGAAAAAATCAAAGTTTCTCTATAG
- the LOC119288254 gene encoding ATP synthase subunit alpha, chloroplastic-like produces the protein MIPIGRGQREFIIGDRQTGKTAVATDTILKKKGQGVICVYVAIGQRASSVAQVVTTFHEEGAMEYTIVVAEMADSPATLQYLAPYTGAALAEYFMYRERHTLIIYDDLSKQAQAYRQMSLLLSPGREAYPGDVFYLHSRLLERAAKLNSLLGEGSMTALPIVETQSGDISAYIPTNVISITDGQIFLSADLFHAGIRPAINVGISVSRVGSAAQIKAMKQVAGKSKLELAQFAE, from the coding sequence ATGATCCCTATAGGGCGCGGTCAGCGAGAGTTCATTATTGGGGACAGACAGACTGGCAAAACAGCAGTAGCCACAGATACAAttctcaagaaaaaagggcaaggtGTAATATGTGTTTATGTAGCTATCGGTCAAAGAGCATCCTCCGTAGCTCAAGTAGTAACTACTTTCCATGAGGAGGGGGCCATGGAATACACTATTGTAGTAGCTGAAATGGCGGATTCACCTGCTACATTACAATACCTCGCTCCTTATACGGGAGCAGCCCTGGCTGAGTATTTTATGTACCGCGAACGGCATACTTTAATAATTTATGATGATCTCTCCAAACAGGCACAAGCTTATCGCCAAATGTCCCTTCTATTAAGTCCCGGCCGTGAGGCTTATCCAGGGGATGTTTTTTATTTGCATTCACGCCTTTTAGAAAGAGCCGCGAAATTAAATTCTCTTTTAGGCGAAGGAAGTATGACCGCTTTACCAATAGTTGAGACTCAATCTGGAGACATTTCCGCCTATATTCCTACTAATGTAATCTCCATTACAGATGGACAAATATTCTTATCTGCGGATCTATTCCATGCCGGAATTCGACCCGCTATTAATGTGGGTATTTCAGTTTCCAGAGTAGGATCCGCGGCTCAAATTAAAGCCATGAAACAAGTAGCTGGCAAATCCAAATTGGAACTAGCTCAATTCGCAGAGTGA